A region from the Podarcis raffonei isolate rPodRaf1 chromosome 11, rPodRaf1.pri, whole genome shotgun sequence genome encodes:
- the ANAPC2 gene encoding anaphase-promoting complex subunit 2: protein MELSAAWSALSTGLVPPEALGMEAPLRYDSPPDLRPAWAALRQHGLQGALEDWFLEVLQTDLQSRLGPEFWRRAAPAPGEPQHAHSLLEAFRWLEERLAPYLRGAALLEEWVPEVVPGTGATGRLRGNLDALLRAVVFLAPPGVFQEALGDLYGRSFRVYMAGNVAPAGSAEEEGTVARFEELNGVLHRLRLLERISTPAVTDILHRMIAERLEGTCRGEFERSFLPDFQEWLERVIGWVGWVFRREGGAEAAPLRRWRCHVQRFFYRLYTAMRIEELFGIIRDFPDSKPAIEDLKFCLERTNQRQHLLTSLKSALEMRLLHPGVNTSDIITLYICAIKALRQLDPSMVILQVAGEPIRKYLRTREDTVRQIVAGLTGEGSGDLAHELSRADPVALDNGQESDEEAGAQPEDWVPDPVDAHPAGKPAAKRRSADIITLLVSIYGSKDLFINEYRTLLADRLLHQLNYSAEREIRNVELLKLRFGETQMLYCEVMLKDMADSRRINAHIRDEEQKLPEGQRPPFRLAAAIISSEFWPPLKEEKLELPAEIKAAMEDYARKYEKLKAMRTLSWKHHLGAVCLEVELADRTLSLSVTPAQAAIILHFQDKGTWTLEELSAALHCPPALLRRKLALWLQQGVLREEAPGTFTVVEEAPKEAPEKVVLVESDEEGDSAMASQADQKEGELQVFWTYIQAMLTNLESLPLERIHSMLKIFVMTGPMVSEIDLRELQIFLQKKVQDEQLVYCGGVYRLPKAGN, encoded by the coding sequence ATGGAACTGTCGGCGGCCTGGAGCGCACTCAGCACCGGCCTGGTGCCGCCCGAAGCCTTGGGGATGGAGGCGCCGCTGCGCTACGACTCGCCCCCCGACCTGCGCCCGGCCTGGGCCGCCCTCCGCCAACACGGCCTGCAGGGCGCCCTGGAAGACTGGTTCCTCGAGGTCCTCCAGACGGACCTCCAGTCTCGCCTGGGCCCCGAGTTCTGGAGGCGCGCGGCGCCGGCGCCTGGTGAACCGCAGCACGCCCATTCCCTGCTGGAGGCCTTCCGCTGGCTGGAGGAGCGCCTGGCGCCCTACCTGCGCGGCGCCGCCCTGCTGGAGGAGTGGGTGCCCGAGGTGGTGCCTGGCACTGGCGCCACTGGGCGCCTGCGCGGGAACCTCGATGCCCTGCTGCGCGCTGTGGTTTTCCTGGCACCGCCGGGGGTGTTTCAGGAGGCGCTGGGCGACCTCTACGGGCGCAGTTTCCGGGTCTACATGGCGGGAAACGTAGCACCGGCGGGCAGCGCCGAGGAGGAGGGAACCGTAGCGCGCTTTGAGGAGCTGAACGGCGTCCTGCACCGTCTCCGCCTCCTCGAGCGAATCAGCACGCCCGCCGTGACCGACATCCTCCACCGCATGATCGCCGAGCGCCTGGAGGGCACCTGCCGGGGCGAGTTTGAGCGCTCCTTCCTCCCTGACTTCCAGGAATGGCTCGAGCGCGTGATTGGCTGGGTCGGCTGGGTCTTCCGGCGGGAGGGCGGGGCCGAGGCCGCTCCCCTGCGGCGCTGGCGCTGCCACGTCCAGAGGTTCTTCTACCGCCTCTACACCGCCATGAGGATCGAGGAGCTCTTTGGCATCATCCGAGATTTCCCTGACTCCAAGCCGGCCATAGAGGACCTCAAGTTCTGCCTAGAGAGGACCAACCAGCGCCAGCACCTCCTGACCTCCCTGAAAAGCGCCCTGGAGATGCGACTCCTCCATCCCGGGGTCAACACCTCGGACATCATCACCCTCTACATCTGCGCCATCAAGGCCCTGCGCCAGCTGGACCCCTCAATGGTCATCCTGCAGGTGGCCGGGGAGCCCATCCGCAAGTACCTGAGGACCCGTGAGGACACCGTGCGGCAGATCGTGGCTGGCCTGACAGGCGAGGGATCGGGCGACCTGGCGCACGAGCTCTCCCGAGCGGATCCCGTCGCCCTGGACAACGGGCAGGAGAGTGACGAGGAGGCTGGCGCCCAGCCGGAGGACTGGGTGCCTGACCCGGTCGACGCCCACCCAGCCGGAAAGCCTGCCGCCAAGCGCCGCTCGGCGGACATCATCACTCTGCTGGTCAGCATCTACGGCAGCAAGGACCTCTTCATCAACGAATACCGCACGCTGCTGGCCGACCGCCTGCTCCACCAGCTGAACTACAGCGCCGAGAGGGAAATCCGCAACGTCGAGCTGCTCAAGCTGCGctttggggaaacccagatgcTCTACTGTGAGGTGATGCTGAAGGACATGGCTGACTCGCGCCGGATCAACGCCCACATCCGGGACGAGGAGCAGAAGCTTCCGGAAGGCCAGAGGCCCCCCTTCCGGCTGGCAGCCGCCATCATTTCCAGTGAGTTTTGGCCACCCCTcaaggaggagaagctggagctgCCGGCCGAGATCAAGGCCGCCATGGAGGACTATGCCCGGAAGTACGAGAAGCTCAAGGCCATGCGGACTCTGAGCTGGAAGCACCACTTGGGGGCGGTCTGCCTGGAGGTGGAGCTTGCCGATAGGACGCTCTCCCTGTCCGTCACGCCAGCCCAGGCGGCCATCATTCTCcatttccaggacaagggcaccTGGACCCTGGAGGAGCTGAGCGCGGCCCTCCACTGCCCCCCGGCCCTCCTGCGCCGCAAGCTGGCCCTCTGGCTCCAGCAGGGGGTGCTGCGCGAAGAGGCGCCCGGCACCTTCACGGTGGTGGAGGAGGCGCCCAAGGAGGCACCCGAGAAGGTGGTGCTGGTGGAGAGCGACGAGGAGGGCGACTCCGCCATGGCCTCCCAGGCCGACCAGAAGGAGGGGGAGCTCCAGGTTTTCTGGACCTACATCCAGGCCATGCTGACCAACCTGGAGAGCCTGCCCCTCGAGCGGATCCACAGCATGCTGAAGATCTTCGTCATGACGGGTCCCATGGTCAGCGAGATCGACTTGCGGGAGCTCCAGATCTTCCTCCAGAAGAAGGTCCAGGATGAGCAGCTGGTCTATTGCGGCGGCGTCTACCGCCTGCCCAAGGCCGGGAACTGA